Proteins from one Juglans microcarpa x Juglans regia isolate MS1-56 chromosome 1S, Jm3101_v1.0, whole genome shotgun sequence genomic window:
- the LOC121247344 gene encoding uncharacterized protein LOC121247344 — protein MVNQSFGICPVSPPPPQLRSLLYSFDDSEHNTYAQEWTLDHFFVPCAANRPFKLILAHAKPTPSSTVGFASPGAAEVLPFVEADLKKITARVVEKAKELCINKSAICFLLSLGYSNMLFAFQFNVEQH, from the exons ATGGTAAATCAAAGTTTTGGCATTTGCCCCGtgtccccccctcccccccagcTCCGTTCTCTTTTGTACAGCTTCGATGACAGCGAGCACAACACCTACGCTCAGGAGTGGACTCTGGATCACTTCTTCGTCCCTTGTGCTGCCAACCGTCCTTTCAAGCTCATCCTCGCCCACGCCAAGCCCACTCCTTCTTCCACTGTCGGCTTTGCCAGTCCTG GAGCGGCCGAGGTTTTGCCCTTTGTGGAGGCTGATTTGAAGAAGATCACTGCCCGGGTCGTTGAAAAGGCCAAGGAACTCTGCATCAATAAATCGGCAATATGTTTTCTTCTTTCGCTAGGATATTCTAATATGTTATTTGCATTTCAATTCAATGTTGAACAACATTGA